The Hypanus sabinus isolate sHypSab1 chromosome X1, sHypSab1.hap1, whole genome shotgun sequence genome window below encodes:
- the LOC132384971 gene encoding peptidyl-prolyl cis-trans isomerase-like, translated as MGNPCVFFDIGFDKQPVGCIVFELRSDVVPKTAENFCVLCTKPEGEGFKESIFHRIIPGFMCQSGDFTKGNGTGGKSIYGNTFLGENFILKHEGAGILSMANAGPNTNGSQFFICTAQTSWLDGKHVVFGRVVEGYDVVKQMESKGSQCGKMSVTVCILDCGTM; from the coding sequence ATGGGCAACCCTTGCGTCTTCTTCGACATTGGTTTTGATAAGCAGCCAGTGGGCTGCATTGTATTTGAGCTAAGGAGCGATGTTGTTCCAAAAACTGCAGAGAACTTCTGTGTGCTTTGTACCAAACCAGAGGGTGAGGGGTTTAAGGAATCAATTTTTCACCGAATAATTCCTGGCTTTATGTGCCAAAGTGGAGATTTCACAAAAGGCAATGGCACAGGGGGCAAATCCATCTATGGTAACACATTTCTGGGTGAGAACTTCATACTCAAACATGAAGGAGCAGGAATACTATCAATGGCAAATGCTGGGCCCAATACAAATGGATCTCAATTTTTTATCTGCACTGCCCAAACTAGTTGGTTGGATGGAAAGCATGTTGTGTTTGGCCGTGTGGTAGAAGGCTACGATGTCGTAAAACAAATGGAATCTAAGGGATCGCAGTGTGGAAAGATGAGTGTTACTGTTTGCATTCTTGACTGTGGAACAATGTGA